The Meriones unguiculatus strain TT.TT164.6M chromosome 14, Bangor_MerUng_6.1, whole genome shotgun sequence sequence AGAGGCCCCCAAAGAAGTCTTTTCAGCATCCTgcgtttccttctcctccccagcCTTCCACCAAAAACCATAGAATACCAGTATCAGTGAGGAGGAGGGTGGCAATACCCATCACTCAGTTCCATCTGCTCTCATCACAGGATCTAAGCAAGGTCACAGCCAGTTTCCTACCCAGCAGGCTGTGTGATTGCCCTTCCTAACAACCCAGTCTTGGGAACCCTGAGGAGTATACAACGTCACCAGCAGACTAGCTCAAAATGCCAGAGGCCAGCACGGTGTGAGAGCTGACACTCCTCAGACGAGAGATAGACAACTAGGGCTGCATTTAAGTGGCAACAGAAAGAGGTGAGTATTGCTCTCTGGAAATTCACAAGGGTGTAATTTAGGATGCAGAGAGATGGGATTTGTGAAAGGTTAGGCTAGGAATTTAATTAGCCCAGATaagcaattctctctctctctctctctaaattttttctaatttttgagaGCTGCATGGATGGAACAACAGTGCCTTTGGTGCCCTGCTCTTCACAGAATCACTGTCACTATCAAAAAGTTCTTCTTGGCGTCTAACCTGGTCTTTTTATAGCTAcagcttcatttctttttccttcttacaAAGTCTCTTTAGCTGCCTGTAGGAGGGAGATGAAAGGAGACAAGGGATAGgacaagagaaaagagaagcattTTGTTCTTTAAACCAGTGTTTTTCTGTTTAGTGGGATTCATCTTGTAGACATACACAAAACTCTTAAGGAAGCACCATGCTGCTCTCCCCCAAGCAATAGTTAATAAACAATAGCCAACAGCGGAAAGAAGCTTCATAATTCTTATAGACATGGAGGAGACAAAACCTAGGCTCTCTCTCTGGCTGAAAACCTCCATGGCAGGGAAGCTCAAAGCTAAGATTTATGGTTATGTGCCATGCTTCATGTGCAGACTGAGCTCCGCAGAACAGGTCTCTTGGTTTCAGGTTCACACCGTTGCATCCAGGGAGCATGGAGGGCTGCTATCACCTGAAGCTCCGTAGGCCTGTGCACCAAATATGGAGACTCACCCCATAGCTGACCACTGATATTAGAAGCTTAAGTGAGCCTCTCACTCTGAGCCCCCACATATGACCTCTCCGAATGACAAAAAATTAGTCTTCCAGAGGGAGCAGGGTCCCAAAGCAGGTGTTCAAAGATCCCGTATGTCATAACATCAACAGTCACACAAAGCCTTCCTGTCACCATCACAGGTCAATATCCCAGGACAAGCTCAAAGTGAAAAACCTATATAGGCATGGGCACCAAGTGGTGTGGCTAATTGGAAACCATCAGGGAGCCCAGCTACCATATTATGGGGATGGGGACGGGCTGACACACTTTAACTATCTAATGtctttttcattgtgtgtgtctgtgttatgtgtgtgcacactgtgtGCCTAGGAACTCACGGAAGTTAGAGAGGTTATCTCGTGTCCTTCTGGATCTCTCTCTATGTTGTTCCCTGCTGACTTGAAACTCATTTTCTTAGCCAGGTGGCCAGCAAGGCCCAGAAAACCTCCTGTCTCCCCTATCCCCACCCACCATGCTGTAGTTAAAGACACAGGCAAGCACAGCTGGTTTTTACATGACTGCTGGGAACCAGAattcaggtctccaggcttgtacagccaatgctcttactcactgagccatctcccaggcctGTCTACAGTGTATTGATTAAACATATAAACTTGGGTACCAAAGGTCTCTCCTGCCTCCCCACCCTTCAGCTGTGTGTCCTCGACAAGGGATTTAACCTCTCTGAGTCTCCGAGCTCTCAAATTATACTACTGCCCTCACATGGTAATTAAGATCAAAGGAGATATTGTGAAATGCCCAGgacaatgtaaatgttgaactAATGTTAACTGTTATGTGCTGGGATAGTTAAGATGCTGAAAATTTTtaattgtcaaaaataaaaattggggaaaaaaaagcagaactAAGAGAAATGAACTCAGAACTCTAAGTGATCAGCCTCCCCAGCCAGCTGTCTCTTCTAAGGAACCTACAGGGACGTCATAGTCATTCCAGACACCAAAAACATCTCTGAAAGACATTTGACCCTTCTCCGCAGCTGGTAGATCAGTTGGTGGGATGGTTTGATAACCATAACTGTGCTGTTCTCCCTGCCACTCTCCAAATCTTCTCACGTCTGAAGACTATAAGAGGCAGGTGCAGGGAATCAGTTGTCCCAGGAATATCAGAGATGACGCTCGGGGTCCCAGAACATGGGCTTTCTGTTCCCTGAGTGCTTGAGCCTGTCTGACTGCACCAGAACAGGATGGATCCCCAGGCCAGTTGGTTTTAGAGAGAAACTGTGAAATGCAATTTCAGGCAGTGGTGATGTGGGTTTCTCAGCTCATTCACCCCTTGCAAAGGTGCGCTGACTCTGTCAACACCACTTTCCCTTTGTGGAAAAATGTGTGACAGTAGAAATGATGGATAGTTTTCATATGTGAAGTCAGAGCAGCATCAGGTCATAAGAGTTGAAGTTTTTACCTTCCCGTTGCTTTTCTAAAAAAATCAATACACAGTTCCCTCTAACTCCCCAAAGCTCACCTCAAGGTCTCCTAAGTGTCCCTGATATTAGCCTGGGATTGGGAGATCTCTCTGCTCACacaaaagaaatgagaaactCCGTGTCTACAGATTAGTTTCTCAAGAGAAGCAATTACTAGAAACTTCGGGAAATGTCAAGTATGAATACCTGGCAATTTTGTTGGCTTTGATGGCTTGCTTGACTTAAAGCACTCGTTAGGTGGGACTGGAATATTTTTGCCGCATTTCAATCTGGAGAATTTTTAGCACCATGCTTGAAACTGGGTTCaactggggaggaagagacaaggaCAAAGTCATTCTAGAGAACACACTCAGAACATTTCTCGGGGACACCCTGGAATTTACCCACCTCTGACACCTGATAGTTATAGAGGCCAGCGAGGCGCTGCTCAATGAGTGAGGAGAGATTGTGAGAAATGACAAGACTTTTCTAAATTTGAATGACTGGCTGACACCctttcctatgtccaagactaAAACAGAGATCAAAAAGGTGGCTCAGTGTGTGAGAGTATTTGCTCTGCAAGGAGGACTGGGTTCatattcccagcacacatataaaaagaaatagcAGGACATGGCTGTGGTGCCTAGAACCATGGCAGTCTGGggaagagacagatggacccaagAGCTCTCtgtccagccagcctagctgaaaggAAAAACTTCAAGTTCTGTGAGAGACCTTATTTCAAGGCAATAGGGCAGAGCATGACAGCAGAAGACACACATTGACCTGCTCTGGCTACGGCAGGGGGTAGGGGGGAGGAGAaatggagggaaaggaggaaggagtttAATGTGGGGTAAAGTCACAGAGAGCTAGAATATCTTCCTGgtttcttcacctgtttggtttCTTTGGACAACTGATACaaacctcagtttctccatctataaAATGACAGTATTATCACTATTTTGTGTTCTCCCATTACCTAGTTCATTCCCAAAGCTTTGCACAGGCCTAGAATTCTTTTTCCATCCTGGTGAGCTCTTTCTTCTCACCTCAAATGTCACTTCTCATCCCTTGCCTTTATTCTGCATGGTATCATTATCTGGGATTCATTGTGCATtgctgtgtgttgttttttttttttactcatttattcactcactcactcactcttctTTCACTCTATCATTCCTGTGACAGAAAGAAACTTGTCCATTTTGCTAATCCCCTCGTGTAATGTCTATTTTTGaataaatgagtgagtgagtgagtgaataaatgaatgcacAAATGAATGACAATAGGACACAGTCACCAAGGACTTACCATGTACGAGGTACTGTTCTCTCTGTGAAAATTGTCTTGTTTAATAATTCTTCCATCTGAAATCAACCCCATGATGTGGATATTCTTATCAGCCTCATTTTATAAAGAAGGAAGCTGAAGCACAGTAATTGAATAAATTTGCCCCAAATCTATGAGCCAATAAGCAACAGAGCCAGGATGAAACCCCAGGGCAGCCCTGCTCCAGACCATCCATGATTGGCTGTTGGGTACCCCATGTTATTAGTGTAGTAAGGGTCTAACAGCCTGATTTCCAGAAAAGTCTAATTGTATGAGATTGAGTCATGGCAAGCAATGACTAGAAGGCAGCCCTTTGATCTAGATGCCCTTTCCAGATCTTTGCCTTCCGCTCTACCTGCATGCTTGCCAGCTTCCCTGTGCCCACTGTGTGcatttctcatttatttcttctgtatGTAGCTATTTGTAGGCTATTTCCACACGCTGGTGGAGACCCTGACCGTCTGCAATGCCAATTTGTGCCCACCTTCAGCCCATGCATGGTTCATTGCCTGCAAATATAGATGCTAAATACTTGGTGAAAGGATTTCagaatgaataaaacattttgaaatgCTTTTGAAGAGAACACAACAAAGCTGTTTAATAAAAGAGAGCTATTAAGTGCAAAAATGCTTACAGAGCAAGCACAAATCAATagaagtgttctttgccttaatAAAAGCAATGTTTCATGTGTCCCACCACTGGGCCTTTGCACATGTTGTTTCTTCTATTGAAATGCCGTCTCCTTTCACATGTCTTCCCTCTTTACCTCCCTGTTTGTCCCTTGATCTCAGCTTGAACATCATCACTCCCTCAGAAGTGGTTTCCTGGTCACTGCTCCCAGCCACTCCTTTCTAGCACTCACTATAACCTGAATTTATGCATTTTCTTCTGTTGTCCCCTGGTCAACATTTTTCTCCACCAGTAAGTcacagggtattaaagcaaaaCAGACAACATCTGTCTCGTTTACTGTCTCCTCACTGCATATAACTCACAGGTCCTTAAAAACATTGCTGACTACACAAACTTACGGGATAGCAGGCTTACAAATACAAACTATTCTTTTAGAAGGCGATGTTTTCTGAGGTAGGCTCTTCATGGAGCGTGTACTCatcattgttttcttttgggtACAATGAGTGGGTCCCCATCCCCCTGgaataaatattattaaactaTCATCTGCAGCATGAACCTTGACCCATGGCTTGAAGCCTGGCTAATGTAACCAGAATTCTGTCATCGCCAAGTGCTTCGAATGAGAGTGAGAGCGACGCAGGCTTGAAACAGAACACTAGCGGGCACTACCAGCTACTGAGAGGATGTGGAACGGCTGAGCCGAGACAGTTCTCATTATCTGATACAGGAGACGAACACTGTGGGCTCATGTATTTCACAATCCCCAGCCGGTCAGCAGTGTGGAAGGCTGTGGACTCTTTAGAAGGTAGAACCTTGCTCCAGGAAGTGAGTCTCGGGGGTAGGCCTCAATGCCGGAGAGCCAGGCCTTCCACACtactgtctctctgcttcccgaCTGCGCACACAATGTGATCTGCCAGCTCACACCCTCACTACTGTGCCTTAAACTGTGAGCTAGAATAAGCCATGCCTCAGTTAAGCTGCTTCTGTCGGGTGTCTGATCACTGCAAGGAGAAGAATAATGACAGCTACGCACTCTAAAACATAAACACGCTTCTGTGTGTGCTGCCCAGTAAAATCTCACATGGGCATGCTTCTCAGTGAGGGCCATACTGAGGTATGAGCAAGCACACTTATAACCGAAAAATTCTGAAATGAATTCAAAAGTGCTGCCCGCCCGGATAGAGTAGAAATAACAAActacatgtaacacacacacaagttgtgCTAAGTTGACACAATGCTATAAAACTGTTCGCGTGAATAAATTAGAACTCCAAGTATTGACATAGCAAGGCCTCAAAAACATACTGCTGAATAACAGAAGGGGACAGTGGGATGGGCCAGAATAGTGACAGTGTGGAAAAGCAAGAGCAGGCAAACATCACCCTGGACGCAGACTCTGCTTACccctggagagagaaagagaggagggaaaataATGGCTTTGGAGCTATTTCAAGACAGACTTCACCTCTGCCTgcaatgttatttcttttttatgaagGAATGAACCAAATATAAAAAACAATGTTCAAATTGCTGTAATTTTAGGACAAGTGCACCGGCTGTGTGGGTGTGCTTGTTGTTAGAGGGTTCTATTTGTGAACTACTGCGCGCTTTGCCTTGAGTTTGGGTGCAGGGCCTTGCCACACAGCTCTGCCTAGCCTTGAGCTCTTGGATCAGTCCTCTTACTTTAGACTTACACATGCTAGGGTTGTGGTGTACACCGTGACATCGGGTTCAGGTAATGTTTTAAATGGctgcagagaaatgagaaatgggagcaagagagaggaagaaaggaagcgagagcaaggaggggtgagaggaaggaagggaggagaaaggggagaagggggagagattCTGGCTTTGTTCCTAGACTTCAGACAGAGGACAAAAGCTCTCTTTGACCCTCGATTGCAAAGCAAGATTGACAGTGTCCAGAGTTGATTGTAAGAATGAATGAGAATCAGTTTTATCTAAATAACTTTCAGACATCATCCATGGGTTATTGCTTTTAAATTATTCCCTAATGCCTTTCTAATTGCATCGTATTCAGGGAGATTTGTGTTTATAAAAGCTATCAAAGATTGTttctgtgagggtgtgtgtgtgtgtgtgtgtgtgtgtataaaatcatATACATCTGTGATATATGGGTTTGTGTACATATCAATTGTTTATTGCCAGCAATTATCCTAAGGGAAAAGAAGTGGGTGATTAGAAAACAGTAGAAGAgcaatttctattttttgtgaTTGTTTTTTAAGTATGCACAATGTATGCTGATCACttgctccaaaaaaaaaatcaatacaattctttttaaaattaatgcaaAGGTCATCCCTTAAATGCACTTAAAAGGAGGTCCTAGAATCTAACTTCCATAAAGGTTATTAAAAGGTCACGCTGCTGAAGATGTAGCCAAGTGGTAGGGCATTTGTCAATATGTAAAAACCCTGGATTCTCTCCCCAACACCATAACAAGGAGGGTATACAGCTCAAGCAGCATGGAGGCAAAGGCATCCTAGTCCCACTGCATTACACTTGTCTTTTTGCTGTTATAAACTGTCTGGGGTGGGGTTTGTCAGGGTGCAATCTTTCACGAGGACATGAAGGCGAGAGCAGGAGGCTGCTGGTCATGTGGTATCCTCAGCTAGGAAGTAGAGAGAGATGGGTGCTTGTGCTCAGCTGGCTTTTTCCTTTGTGTTCAGTCCAGGACTCCAATCCAAGAAACAGTTCCACCCCTCTTTAAAACGGGCTTTCCCATCTCAATTAGTCCTTCATAGGTAGGCCCAAGATACTTGTCTCCTGGGTGATTTTAGGTTCTGCCAGGTTGGTGATCAGCATTAACCATCACACCCCTATTTCCACAGTAACTCGGACAGACATTTGGGTAAGGATTCAATTTGGGGACACAGCACGGACTCTCCTGGGCACTTGCGGTTCCAGTTTCACATCTGTAGTAGGTTAATGTCAGCATCACCTCTCACAGTTCCGTGCGACACAAACAAACTACAGCATGAGCATATATTTAAACTGTATCCAGCTGTTCGTCTGAGGTGTGATCTGTGGTGCTGGATGTCCCACAGAAACACCCATTTGATCCTCTGACATCCTATCCAGATGAGAGGTACCCCAGAAACCTCAGACCTAGGGTCTTACTGGCAGCCAGTAGTCATCTCTGCCTTGGGGATAACCTTGATTCTCTTCTCTCCACAGCAAATATCTTGACGGTCATAATCCTGTCTCAACTGGTGGCCAGGAGGCAGAAGTCCTCCTACAACTATCTTCTAGCACTTGCTGCTGCTGACATCTTGGTCCTCTTTTTCATCGTTTTTGTGGATTTCTTGTTAGAAGATTTCATTTTGAGCATGCAGATGCCTCCGATCCCTGACAAGATCATAGAAGTGCTGGAGTTCTCCTCCATCCACACCTCCATTTGGATCACAGTCCCCTTAACAGTTGACAGATATATTGCCGTCTGTCACCCACTCAAATACCACACGGTTTCCTACCCAGCCAGGACCCGGAAAGTCATTGTGAGTGTTTACATCACCTGCTTCCTGACCAGCATTCCCTACTACTGGTGGCCTAACATCTGGACTGAAGACTACACCAGCACCTCCATTCACCATGTCCTTGTCTGGATCCACTGCTTCACCGTGTACCTGGTGCCCTGCTCCATCTTCTTCATCCTGAACTCAATCATTGTGTACAAGCTTAGAAGGAAGAGCAATTTCCGCCTCCGTGGTTATTCCACAGGGAAGACCACCGCCATCTTGTTTACCATCACCTCCATCTTTGCCACCCTCTGGGCCCCCCGCATCATCATGATTCTCTACCACCTGTATGGCACACCCAGGCAGAAGACTTGGCTGGTCCACATCATGTTGGATGTTGCCAACATGCTGGCCCTACTGAACACAGCCATCAACTTCTTCCTCTACTGCTTCATCAGCAAGCGGTTCCGTACAATGGCAGCTGCTACCCTCAAGGCCTTGTTCAAGTGCCAGAAGCAGCCTGCACAGTTCTACACCAACCATAACTTTTCCATAACAAGTAGTCCTTGGATCTCACCAGCAAACTCACACTGCATCAAGATGCTGGTATACCAGTATGACAAACATGGAAAGCCTATAAAAGTATCTCCGTGACCGCATAGGGCTGGCACTCGTGCCTCTGTGTAATCTGTTTCCAGATGAGAGGGTGTCCCATCCTCTGGCTGAACAGCTCTCCTTAAGAGTGCTAACCTGATTTCCTATCTCCACAGACTGAGCAGCTCTCAGACTGGCAGatgagaa is a genomic window containing:
- the Gpr139 gene encoding probable G-protein coupled receptor 139; the encoded protein is MEHTHAHLASNSSACSLGFVPVVYYSFLLCLGLPANILTVIILSQLVARRQKSSYNYLLALAAADILVLFFIVFVDFLLEDFILSMQMPPIPDKIIEVLEFSSIHTSIWITVPLTVDRYIAVCHPLKYHTVSYPARTRKVIVSVYITCFLTSIPYYWWPNIWTEDYTSTSIHHVLVWIHCFTVYLVPCSIFFILNSIIVYKLRRKSNFRLRGYSTGKTTAILFTITSIFATLWAPRIIMILYHLYGTPRQKTWLVHIMLDVANMLALLNTAINFFLYCFISKRFRTMAAATLKALFKCQKQPAQFYTNHNFSITSSPWISPANSHCIKMLVYQYDKHGKPIKVSP